Proteins encoded within one genomic window of Streptomyces taklimakanensis:
- the ybeY gene encoding rRNA maturation RNase YbeY: MSIDVNNESGREIDERAILDIARYALARMRIHPLSELSVIAVDADAMEQLHKQWMDLPGPTDVMSFPMDELRSPTKDDEEPPQGLLGDIVLCPDVAERQGEQAPTKHSMDEELQLLTVHGVLHLLGYDHETPAERAEMFGLQAAIVDGWRAEHGLTGPSPAPTTT, translated from the coding sequence ATGTCGATCGACGTCAACAACGAGTCCGGCCGGGAGATCGACGAGCGCGCGATCCTCGACATCGCCCGCTACGCCCTGGCCCGTATGCGCATCCACCCGCTCTCGGAACTGTCGGTGATCGCCGTCGACGCCGACGCGATGGAGCAGCTCCACAAGCAGTGGATGGATCTGCCCGGCCCGACCGACGTCATGTCCTTCCCGATGGACGAGCTGCGGTCGCCCACCAAGGACGACGAGGAGCCCCCGCAAGGGCTCCTCGGCGACATCGTCCTGTGCCCGGACGTCGCCGAGCGACAGGGCGAGCAGGCCCCGACGAAGCACTCCATGGACGAGGAACTCCAACTGCTCACCGTCCACGGAGTGCTCCACCTCCTGGGCTACGACCACGAGACGCCCGCCGAACGGGCCGAGATGTTCGGCCTCCAGGCGGCCATCGTCGACGGCTGGCGCGCCGAGCACGGTCTGACGGGGCCCTCACCGGCCCCGACGACGACATGA
- a CDS encoding PhoH family protein yields the protein MTQTQTDQARSTQASARFTVPAKHPMVTVLGSGDSLLRVVEDAFPATDIHVRGNEISATGDAAEVELVQRLFDEMMLVLRTGQPLTEDAVERSIAMLREATGDDGNAETPAEVLTQNILSNRGRTIRPKTLNQKRYVDAIDKHTVVFGIGPAGTGKTYLAMAKAVQALQSKQVTRIILTRPAVEAGERLGFLPGTLYEKIDPYLRPLYDALHDMLDPDSIPRLMAAGTIEVAPLAYMRGRTLNDAFIILDEAQNTNPEQMKMFLTRLGFDSKIVITGDVTQVDLPGGTRSGLRQVQEILEGVEDVHFSRLTSTDVVRHKLVGRIVDAYDRYDDRNGTTNGSDRT from the coding sequence ATGACTCAGACACAGACAGACCAGGCACGGTCCACCCAAGCGAGTGCCCGCTTCACCGTCCCGGCCAAGCACCCGATGGTCACGGTGCTCGGTTCCGGCGACTCCCTCCTCCGCGTGGTCGAGGACGCCTTCCCGGCCACCGACATCCACGTTCGCGGCAACGAGATCAGCGCGACGGGCGACGCCGCGGAGGTCGAACTCGTTCAGCGACTGTTCGACGAGATGATGCTGGTGTTGCGTACCGGCCAGCCCCTGACGGAGGACGCGGTGGAGCGCTCGATCGCCATGCTCAGAGAGGCCACGGGGGACGACGGGAACGCCGAGACGCCCGCCGAGGTGCTCACGCAGAACATCCTGTCCAACCGCGGTCGCACGATCCGCCCCAAGACGCTCAACCAGAAGCGCTACGTGGACGCGATCGACAAGCACACCGTCGTGTTCGGCATCGGCCCCGCGGGCACCGGCAAGACGTACCTGGCCATGGCCAAGGCGGTGCAGGCCCTGCAGTCCAAGCAGGTCACCCGCATCATCCTGACCCGGCCCGCGGTGGAGGCGGGGGAGCGACTGGGCTTCCTGCCCGGCACGCTCTACGAGAAGATCGACCCCTACCTGCGGCCGCTGTACGACGCGCTGCACGACATGCTCGACCCCGACTCGATCCCGCGTCTGATGGCCGCCGGGACGATCGAGGTCGCACCGTTGGCGTACATGCGCGGCCGGACGCTCAACGACGCCTTCATCATCCTGGACGAGGCGCAGAACACGAATCCCGAGCAGATGAAGATGTTCCTCACCCGGCTCGGGTTCGACTCCAAGATAGTGATCACCGGTGACGTCACGCAGGTCGACCTCCCCGGCGGCACCAGGAGTGGTCTGCGTCAGGTGCAGGAGATCCTCGAAGGCGTCGAGGACGTCCACTTCTCGCGGCTCACCAGCACCGACGTCGTCCGGCACAAGCTGGTCGGCCGTATCGTCGACGCCTACGACCGCTACGACGACCGCAACGGCACGACCAACGGCAGTGACCGGACGTAA
- a CDS encoding carbohydrate kinase family protein codes for MLDPLAALRTPHDPPHDVYLTGSVFLDIVFTGLDSAPVRGTESWARGMGSSPGGVANMATALARLGLRTCLAAAFGDDMYGEYCWEALERGEGIDLSLSRTVPGWHSPVTVSMAYEGERTMVSHGHEAPSPKETAPDTPPPARACVASLQAGADREWLERAARAGSRVFADVGWDDTGRWDPADLAGLEHCEAFLPNAGEAMRYTRTDCPRAAARRLADRVPLAVVTLGSEGAYAVDGATGETAEVPAIEVEALDPTGAGDVFVAGFVTGTLAGWPLADRLAFAGLTAALSVQEFGGSLSAPGWAEIAAWWQHVRAFDDQDPAALRRYAFLEALLPGCARPWPLRRAVPTIGFRRS; via the coding sequence ATGCTCGACCCGCTCGCCGCGCTCCGCACCCCCCACGACCCGCCCCACGACGTCTACCTGACCGGGAGCGTCTTCCTGGACATCGTCTTCACCGGCCTGGACTCCGCGCCCGTGCGCGGCACGGAGTCCTGGGCCCGGGGCATGGGATCCAGCCCCGGCGGCGTCGCCAACATGGCCACCGCCCTGGCCCGGCTCGGCCTGCGCACCTGTCTGGCCGCCGCCTTCGGGGACGACATGTACGGCGAGTACTGCTGGGAGGCGCTGGAACGGGGGGAGGGCATCGACCTCTCCCTGTCGCGCACCGTCCCCGGCTGGCACTCGCCCGTCACCGTCTCGATGGCCTACGAGGGCGAGCGGACGATGGTCTCCCACGGGCACGAGGCCCCGTCGCCGAAGGAGACCGCCCCCGACACCCCGCCCCCCGCCCGCGCCTGCGTCGCCTCCCTCCAGGCGGGCGCCGACCGGGAGTGGCTGGAGCGGGCGGCCCGCGCCGGCAGCCGGGTCTTCGCCGACGTCGGCTGGGACGACACCGGCCGTTGGGACCCGGCCGACCTCGCCGGCCTGGAGCACTGCGAGGCGTTCCTGCCCAACGCCGGCGAGGCGATGCGCTACACCCGCACCGACTGCCCCCGCGCCGCCGCCCGCCGCCTGGCCGACCGGGTGCCGCTGGCCGTGGTCACCCTGGGCTCCGAGGGCGCCTACGCGGTGGACGGCGCCACCGGCGAGACCGCCGAGGTGCCCGCCATCGAGGTGGAGGCGCTGGATCCCACCGGCGCCGGAGACGTGTTCGTGGCCGGTTTCGTCACCGGCACCCTGGCGGGGTGGCCGCTGGCCGACCGGCTCGCCTTCGCGGGCCTGACCGCCGCCCTGTCGGTACAGGAGTTCGGCGGTTCGCTCTCGGCGCCCGGCTGGGCGGAGATCGCCGCCTGGTGGCAGCACGTGCGCGCCTTCGACGACCAGGACCCGGCCGCCCTGCGCCGCTACGCCTTCCTCGAAGCCCTGCTGCCCGGCTGCGCCCGTCCCTGGCCGTTGCGCCGGGCGGTGCCCACCATCGGCTTCCGCCGGTCGTGA